From one Streptomyces sp. ICC1 genomic stretch:
- a CDS encoding chloride channel protein, whose product MPFADEGLRAGLRRAEAGMLLPALLVGAGAGLGAVAFRWLIEVVTLVLSGHDDYSSAGHADNPYVPWLGPYFVLLAPVVAGAIYGPLVYRYAKEARGHGVPEVMYAVARTGGRIPARVAVVKSVASALCIGGGGSVGREGPIVQIGSALGSTAGSILRMGEDRVRLLVACGAAGGIAATFNAPLAGVFFAMELILRDFTARGFAFVAVSSVTAAVIGRSVLGDERFLDLAPLGVEHLASYALYVLLGALAGIVGVVFTKVLYGVEDICDAVWRGPEWLRPAAGGILLGAILLALPEMYGVGYPVLGKAAVGGYAVGFLLVLLVGKIIACSVTIGIGGSGGVFAPSLFVGSMLGSAFGQTLDHAVPGLTGSATTYAVIGMGAVFAGSARAPITAVVIIYELTGEYGIILPLMAAVAIATGVSHVLSRDTVYTTKLRRRGVDLDLTGPAAVEVRTAMGPPPAELAPGTGLRAAVTAMIEVGAGRLPVVDGNGRYEGSVGALALSRALHEGRPEGEPIETVRDRPPALLAGQSLEEALPLLAASDGDGLPVLDEGGHHLLGWITHRSALAALHPPA is encoded by the coding sequence ATGCCGTTCGCGGACGAGGGGCTGCGGGCCGGCCTGCGCAGGGCCGAAGCCGGCATGCTGCTGCCGGCACTGCTGGTCGGCGCGGGGGCCGGGCTGGGTGCGGTGGCCTTCCGCTGGCTCATCGAGGTCGTCACCCTCGTGCTGTCCGGACACGACGACTACTCCTCGGCCGGCCACGCCGACAACCCGTACGTGCCCTGGCTCGGACCGTACTTCGTCCTGCTCGCGCCCGTCGTCGCCGGCGCGATCTACGGGCCCCTCGTCTACCGCTACGCCAAGGAGGCGCGCGGCCACGGCGTACCCGAGGTCATGTACGCGGTCGCACGTACAGGCGGCCGCATCCCGGCCCGGGTCGCCGTGGTGAAGTCGGTCGCGTCCGCGCTGTGCATCGGCGGCGGCGGCTCGGTGGGCCGCGAGGGCCCCATCGTGCAGATCGGGTCCGCCCTCGGGTCCACCGCCGGATCGATCCTGCGCATGGGCGAGGACCGGGTCCGGCTGCTGGTCGCCTGCGGCGCGGCCGGCGGCATCGCCGCGACCTTCAACGCCCCCCTGGCCGGCGTGTTCTTCGCGATGGAGCTGATCCTGCGCGACTTCACGGCCCGGGGCTTCGCCTTCGTGGCCGTCTCCTCGGTCACCGCCGCCGTGATCGGCCGCTCGGTCCTCGGCGACGAACGGTTCCTGGACCTCGCGCCGCTCGGCGTGGAACACCTGGCCTCGTACGCCCTGTACGTGCTGCTCGGCGCGCTCGCCGGGATCGTCGGCGTGGTCTTCACCAAGGTGCTCTACGGGGTGGAGGACATCTGCGACGCGGTGTGGCGCGGCCCGGAATGGCTGCGCCCCGCGGCCGGCGGCATCCTGCTGGGCGCGATCCTGCTCGCGCTGCCCGAGATGTACGGGGTCGGCTACCCGGTCCTCGGCAAGGCCGCGGTGGGCGGGTACGCGGTCGGATTCCTGCTGGTACTGCTCGTCGGCAAGATCATCGCCTGCAGCGTCACCATCGGCATCGGCGGCTCGGGCGGGGTCTTCGCGCCCAGCCTCTTCGTCGGCTCGATGCTCGGCAGCGCCTTCGGCCAGACCCTGGACCACGCCGTACCGGGGCTGACCGGCTCCGCCACGACCTACGCCGTGATCGGCATGGGCGCGGTCTTCGCCGGTTCGGCCCGCGCGCCGATCACCGCCGTCGTCATCATCTACGAGCTGACCGGCGAGTACGGCATCATCCTGCCGCTGATGGCCGCCGTCGCCATCGCCACCGGCGTCAGCCACGTCCTCAGCCGCGACACCGTCTACACGACCAAACTCCGGCGCCGCGGGGTCGACCTCGACCTGACCGGTCCGGCCGCCGTCGAGGTCCGGACCGCGATGGGACCGCCGCCGGCCGAGCTGGCACCCGGCACCGGCCTGCGCGCGGCGGTCACGGCGATGATCGAGGTGGGCGCCGGACGCCTGCCCGTCGTCGACGGGAACGGCCGCTACGAGGGCTCGGTCGGCGCCCTCGCCCTCTCCCGGGCCCTGCACGAGGGCCGGCCCGAGGGCGAGCCCATCGAGACGGTACGGGACCGCCCGCCCGCCCTGCTCGCCGGCCAGTCCCTGGAGGAGGCCCTGCCGCTGCTCGCGGCGAGCGACGGCGACGGCCTCCCGGTTCTCGACGAGGGCGGCCACCACCTCCTGGGCTGGATCACCCACCGCTCGGCGCTGGCCGCCCTGCACCCTCCGGCCTGA
- a CDS encoding tetratricopeptide repeat protein, translating to MSLPKGLAEEVSKNLVMVARLIDEDPEQAYAYSRIALRLASRVAAVREAAGFAAYATQKYAEAIAEFRAAKRMTGSVELWPVIADCERGLGRPERALAMAGEPEVQKLDKAGQVEMRLVAAGARRDMDQLDAAIVTLQSPELASSSVQPWTARLRYAYADALLAAGREDEAREWFAKTLEADKDGATDASDRLAELDGVEFVDASADDEAEVEEDLDIDEDDEDSDDPEVRAAERATDQAEYYDEDDDEYEGDADADATDEIVVLDEDEDEDDRDEDQARDKA from the coding sequence CTGAGCCTGCCGAAGGGTCTGGCCGAGGAAGTCTCCAAGAACCTGGTCATGGTGGCCCGGCTGATCGACGAGGACCCGGAGCAGGCGTACGCGTACTCGCGCATCGCCCTGCGTCTGGCCTCCCGTGTCGCCGCCGTGCGCGAGGCCGCCGGCTTCGCCGCGTACGCCACGCAGAAGTACGCCGAGGCGATCGCGGAGTTCCGCGCCGCCAAGCGGATGACCGGTTCGGTCGAGCTGTGGCCCGTCATCGCCGACTGCGAGCGCGGCCTCGGCCGTCCGGAGCGGGCGCTGGCCATGGCCGGCGAGCCCGAGGTGCAGAAGCTGGACAAGGCCGGCCAGGTCGAGATGCGTCTGGTCGCCGCCGGTGCCCGGCGCGACATGGACCAGCTCGACGCGGCCATCGTGACCCTGCAGAGCCCGGAGCTGGCCTCCAGCTCCGTGCAGCCGTGGACCGCGCGCCTGCGGTACGCCTACGCGGACGCCCTGCTGGCGGCCGGCCGTGAGGACGAGGCGCGCGAGTGGTTCGCCAAGACCCTCGAGGCCGACAAGGACGGGGCCACGGACGCCTCCGACCGGCTCGCCGAGCTGGACGGTGTCGAGTTCGTCGACGCCTCCGCCGACGACGAGGCCGAAGTCGAGGAAGACCTCGACATCGACGAGGACGACGAGGACTCGGACGACCCCGAGGTCCGCGCGGCGGAGCGTGCCACCGACCAGGCCGAGTACTACGACGAGGACGACGACGAGTACGAGGGCGACGCCGATGCCGACGCCACCGACGAGATCGTCGTCCTGGACGAGGACGAGGACGAGGACGACCGCGATGAGGACCAGGCCCGCGACAAGGCCTGA
- a CDS encoding DUF1015 domain-containing protein produces the protein MTTSGTADHGLRLIPFHGLRYVPERVGSLAAVTSPPYDVVVRPDGLNHLESADPHNIVRLILPQADTPDARNLQAAHTLRDWLAEGILSADPEPALYVYEQRKGGLLQRGIIGALALSAADAGIVLPHEDVMPHVVTDRAGLMRATSANLEPLLLTYLGDDPAAGAASVVERTSRSAPLFATTTEDGFRHRLWAVTDPADLAAITADLGRRQALIADGHHRWATYLHLQEEHGSPTAWDFGLVLLVDTARYPLQVRAIHRMLRRLPLAEALASLNGHFRVRAVDGPLPLAMEALDDAAERGNAFLLAGDGTFHLVTDPDPALIERTVRHDRPEAWRRLDATVLHATLLDTLWDIPDTPDQITYIHDTEATVEMAERNGGTAVLLHPVREAIVRELARQGVTMPRKSTSFGPKPATGLVLRSLD, from the coding sequence ATGACCACATCTGGCACCGCGGACCACGGACTGCGCCTGATCCCGTTCCATGGCCTGCGCTATGTCCCCGAGCGTGTCGGCAGCCTGGCCGCCGTCACCTCGCCGCCGTACGACGTGGTCGTGCGCCCCGACGGACTCAACCACCTCGAGTCCGCCGACCCGCACAACATCGTCCGCCTGATCCTTCCGCAGGCCGACACCCCCGACGCGCGCAACCTGCAGGCGGCGCACACCCTGCGCGACTGGCTCGCCGAGGGCATCCTCAGCGCCGACCCGGAGCCCGCGCTCTACGTCTACGAGCAGCGCAAGGGCGGTCTGCTGCAGCGCGGCATCATCGGCGCCCTCGCCCTGTCCGCCGCCGACGCCGGCATCGTCCTGCCCCACGAGGACGTCATGCCCCACGTGGTCACCGACCGGGCCGGCCTGATGCGGGCCACCTCGGCCAACCTCGAGCCGCTCCTCCTCACCTACCTCGGCGACGATCCGGCGGCGGGCGCGGCGTCGGTCGTCGAGCGCACCTCGCGGAGCGCCCCGCTGTTCGCCACCACCACGGAGGACGGCTTCCGGCACCGGCTGTGGGCCGTCACCGACCCCGCCGACCTGGCGGCGATCACCGCCGACCTGGGCCGGCGCCAGGCCCTGATCGCCGACGGGCACCACCGCTGGGCGACGTACCTGCACCTCCAGGAGGAGCACGGCTCCCCCACCGCATGGGATTTCGGCCTGGTCCTGCTCGTGGACACGGCCCGCTATCCGCTCCAGGTCCGCGCCATCCACCGGATGCTCCGCCGCCTGCCGCTCGCTGAGGCCCTGGCCTCCCTGAACGGCCACTTCCGGGTCCGCGCGGTCGACGGCCCGCTGCCGCTGGCGATGGAGGCCCTGGACGACGCCGCCGAGCGAGGCAACGCCTTCCTCCTGGCCGGCGACGGCACCTTCCACCTGGTCACCGATCCCGACCCGGCACTCATCGAGCGCACGGTCCGCCACGACCGCCCGGAGGCCTGGCGCCGGCTGGACGCCACCGTGCTCCACGCGACCCTGCTGGACACCCTCTGGGACATCCCCGACACCCCCGACCAGATCACGTACATCCACGACACCGAGGCCACCGTCGAGATGGCCGAGCGCAACGGCGGCACGGCCGTCCTGCTGCATCCCGTACGGGAGGCGATCGTCCGCGAGTTGGCCCGCCAGGGCGTGACGATGCCCCGCAAGTCCACCTCCTTCGGTCCGAAACCGGCCACCGGCCTGGTCCTGCGCAGCCTGGACTGA
- a CDS encoding HAD-IIA family hydrolase, whose amino-acid sequence MTRQTRQSRTSPAGSARNLHQAYDTALLDLDGVVYAGGEAIAHAVESLAAARADGMHLAYVTNNALRTPDAVAEHLGELGIPTEAAEVITSAQAVARLIAEQVEPGSKVLVIGGEGLRVALRERGLVPVESAEEEGLAAVVQGYGGPDLPWGRFAEASYAINRGVPWYASNTDLTIPGARGIAPGNGAAVEVVRIATGAEPQVAGKPLPPMHRETVLRTGAKRPLVVGDRLDTDIEGAFNGEVDSLLVLTGVTDGAQLLRAEPKYRPTYVDRDLRGMLTGQPEVVAADGGGFGCGRWTAVAVDGVLELRGEDVNADGESDAIDGGDAIDGLRALCAAAWTHAGEGSCGLDAGKALARLGL is encoded by the coding sequence ATGACCCGGCAGACCCGGCAGAGCAGGACCAGTCCCGCGGGCAGTGCGCGGAATCTGCACCAGGCGTACGACACGGCCCTGCTGGACCTCGACGGGGTGGTGTACGCGGGCGGCGAGGCCATCGCGCACGCCGTGGAGTCGCTCGCCGCGGCGCGGGCCGACGGGATGCACCTGGCGTACGTCACGAACAACGCGCTGCGCACCCCGGACGCGGTCGCGGAACACCTGGGTGAGCTGGGGATCCCCACGGAGGCGGCCGAGGTGATCACCTCCGCGCAGGCGGTGGCCCGCCTGATCGCCGAACAGGTGGAGCCGGGCTCCAAGGTGCTGGTGATCGGCGGCGAGGGGCTGCGGGTCGCGCTGCGCGAGCGCGGGCTGGTGCCGGTGGAGTCCGCCGAGGAGGAGGGGCTCGCGGCCGTGGTCCAGGGGTACGGCGGCCCCGACCTGCCGTGGGGGCGGTTCGCGGAGGCCTCGTACGCGATCAACCGCGGGGTGCCGTGGTACGCCTCGAACACCGACCTGACGATTCCGGGGGCGCGGGGGATCGCGCCGGGCAACGGGGCCGCGGTGGAGGTCGTACGGATCGCCACGGGCGCCGAACCGCAGGTGGCGGGCAAGCCGCTGCCCCCGATGCACCGCGAGACGGTGCTGCGGACCGGGGCGAAGCGGCCGCTGGTGGTCGGGGACCGGCTGGACACCGACATCGAGGGTGCCTTCAACGGGGAGGTGGACTCGCTGCTCGTGCTGACCGGGGTCACCGACGGGGCGCAACTGCTGCGGGCCGAGCCGAAGTACCGGCCGACGTACGTGGACCGGGACCTGCGGGGCATGCTGACGGGGCAGCCGGAGGTGGTGGCGGCCGACGGCGGCGGCTTCGGCTGCGGGCGCTGGACCGCGGTCGCGGTGGACGGCGTACTGGAGCTGCGCGGCGAGGACGTCAACGCGGACGGGGAGAGTGACGCGATCGACGGGGGCGACGCGATCGACGGGCTGCGGGCGCTGTGCGCGGCGGCCTGGACGCACGCCGGCGAGGGGTCGTGCGGGCTGGACGCGGGGAAGGCGCTGGCCAGGCTGGGGCTGTAA
- a CDS encoding iron chelate uptake ABC transporter family permease subunit, producing the protein MLIEIPPDQSAPSAAAPRPRHGARAAGLLAAFGVLALIAVASIAVGAKQMPLHEVWHGLFHYSGTASDVVVRDLRVPRTLLGVLVGLGLGLSGAVMQALTRNPLAEPGLLGVNAGAAAAVVSAISFFGADSLSEFVWWAFLGAAVVSVVVYVLGGSRSATPVRLALAGTAAGAALVGYVNAVQLMDSKALDKLRFWTVGSLASATMETVQQVAPFLVVGAVLALTLGRPLNAMAMGDDTARALGANLTRTRIGAMTAITLLCGAATAACGPIAFVGLMIPHLVRVFTGPDMRWVLAYSAVLSPVLLLGADVIGRVVTRPAELQVGIVTALIGGPVFIHLVRRKRMAQL; encoded by the coding sequence GTGTTGATCGAGATTCCCCCTGATCAGAGCGCGCCGTCGGCCGCCGCCCCCCGCCCGCGCCACGGCGCGAGAGCCGCCGGCCTGCTGGCCGCCTTCGGCGTGCTCGCGCTGATCGCGGTGGCGAGCATCGCCGTCGGCGCCAAGCAGATGCCCCTCCACGAGGTCTGGCACGGCCTGTTCCACTACTCGGGGACGGCCTCGGACGTCGTGGTGCGGGACCTGCGGGTCCCGCGCACCCTCCTCGGCGTGCTCGTCGGCCTCGGCCTCGGCCTGTCCGGCGCCGTGATGCAGGCGCTGACCCGCAACCCGCTGGCGGAGCCCGGCCTCCTCGGCGTCAACGCGGGGGCCGCGGCCGCCGTCGTATCGGCCATCAGCTTCTTCGGCGCCGACTCGCTGAGCGAGTTCGTGTGGTGGGCCTTCCTCGGCGCCGCCGTCGTCTCCGTCGTCGTGTACGTGCTCGGCGGCAGCCGCAGCGCCACCCCCGTGCGCCTCGCGCTCGCCGGTACGGCGGCCGGCGCGGCCCTCGTCGGCTACGTCAACGCCGTGCAGCTGATGGACAGCAAGGCACTGGACAAGCTCCGCTTCTGGACGGTCGGCTCGCTGGCCTCCGCCACCATGGAGACCGTCCAGCAGGTGGCGCCCTTCCTGGTGGTCGGGGCCGTGCTCGCGCTCACGCTGGGCCGGCCGCTCAACGCCATGGCGATGGGCGACGACACCGCGCGGGCGCTCGGCGCGAACCTGACGCGGACCCGGATCGGCGCGATGACCGCCATCACCCTGCTCTGCGGGGCCGCGACCGCCGCCTGCGGGCCGATCGCCTTCGTGGGCCTGATGATCCCGCACCTCGTACGGGTGTTCACCGGACCGGACATGCGCTGGGTGCTCGCGTACTCCGCCGTGCTCTCGCCCGTGCTGCTGCTCGGCGCCGACGTCATCGGCCGGGTCGTCACCCGGCCCGCCGAACTCCAGGTCGGCATCGTCACCGCCCTCATCGGCGGACCCGTCTTCATCCACCTCGTCCGGCGCAAGAGGATGGCCCAGCTGTGA
- a CDS encoding iron chelate uptake ABC transporter family permease subunit, with product MHLPGGISLRVERRALGVGALLLVLALATAVLLIGTGDFDIAPWDVVQTLLGNGTPAHAFIINDLRLPRVVVAVLVGAALGMSGAVFQSVSRNPLGSPDVLGFGYGSAVGAVLVIVLFHGGAGEVAVGALVGGLAAGIAVYLLAYKQGIHGYRLVLVGIGTSAMLIAVIQYLLTKAQLVEATRAMVWLTGSLAGRDWSQVWPLLATCAVLFPLVLGQSRALRMIEMGDDAAYAVGVRVERTRLLLMVAAILLTTAAGAAAGPINFVALAAPQLARRLTRSPGASLLTGALMGALLLLVSDWASQRAFGADQLPVGVVTGLVGGVYLLWLLVTERKAGRI from the coding sequence CTGCACCTGCCGGGCGGGATCTCGCTGCGGGTGGAGCGGCGGGCGCTGGGCGTGGGCGCGCTCCTCCTGGTGCTCGCGCTGGCGACCGCCGTCCTGCTCATCGGGACCGGCGACTTCGACATCGCCCCCTGGGACGTCGTACAGACCCTGCTGGGCAACGGGACGCCCGCCCACGCGTTCATCATCAACGACCTGCGGCTGCCGCGGGTCGTGGTCGCCGTCCTGGTGGGCGCGGCCCTCGGCATGTCCGGCGCCGTCTTCCAGTCGGTCTCGCGCAATCCGCTCGGATCGCCGGACGTACTCGGCTTCGGCTACGGATCAGCCGTCGGCGCGGTGCTCGTCATCGTGCTCTTCCACGGCGGCGCCGGCGAGGTGGCCGTCGGGGCCCTGGTGGGCGGGCTGGCGGCCGGGATCGCCGTGTACCTGCTCGCGTACAAGCAGGGCATCCACGGCTACCGGCTGGTCCTCGTCGGCATCGGCACCTCCGCGATGCTGATCGCCGTCATCCAGTACCTGCTGACGAAGGCGCAGCTCGTCGAGGCCACCCGTGCGATGGTCTGGCTGACCGGCTCGCTGGCCGGCCGGGACTGGTCCCAGGTCTGGCCGCTGCTCGCGACCTGCGCGGTGCTGTTCCCGCTGGTCCTCGGCCAGAGCCGGGCGCTGCGGATGATCGAGATGGGCGACGACGCCGCGTACGCCGTCGGGGTGCGGGTGGAGCGGACCCGGCTGCTCCTGATGGTGGCGGCGATCCTGCTCACCACCGCGGCCGGCGCCGCGGCCGGGCCGATCAACTTCGTCGCGCTCGCCGCGCCGCAGCTCGCGCGCCGGCTGACCCGCTCGCCCGGGGCGAGCCTGCTGACCGGCGCGCTGATGGGCGCACTCCTGCTGCTGGTGTCCGACTGGGCCTCGCAACGGGCCTTCGGCGCCGACCAGCTGCCGGTGGGGGTGGTGACGGGCCTGGTCGGCGGCGTCTACCTGCTCTGGCTGCTCGTCACCGAGCGCAAGGCGGGCCGCATATGA
- a CDS encoding ABC transporter ATP-binding protein, which translates to MRDRRTMGNQRSRQVQRLTAENVTLGYDRRVIAENLSVEVPDNSFTVIVGPNACGKSTLLRALSRMLKPSQGRVLLDGQAIGSMPAKKVAKTLGLLPQSSIAPDGITVSDLVSRGRYPHQGLLRQWSEQDERIVNESMASTGVAELADRAVDELSGGQRQRVWIAMALAQQTPLLLLDEPTTYLDIQHQLDVLDLCAELHEEQGRTLVAVLHDLNHAARYATHLIAMRDGRVVTEGPPAEVVTAELVERVFGLRCQVIADPETGTPLVVPAARAARAARARVVAHAE; encoded by the coding sequence ATGAGGGACCGGAGGACCATGGGCAACCAGAGGAGCAGGCAAGTGCAGCGGCTGACCGCGGAGAACGTGACCCTCGGCTACGACCGGCGGGTCATCGCCGAGAACCTGTCGGTGGAGGTCCCGGACAACTCCTTCACCGTGATCGTCGGGCCCAACGCCTGCGGCAAGTCCACCCTGCTGCGCGCCCTGTCGCGGATGCTGAAGCCCTCGCAGGGGCGGGTGCTGCTGGACGGGCAGGCCATCGGGTCGATGCCGGCGAAGAAGGTCGCCAAGACGCTGGGCCTGCTGCCGCAGTCCTCGATCGCACCCGACGGGATCACGGTCAGCGACCTGGTGTCGCGCGGCCGCTACCCGCACCAGGGGCTGCTGCGGCAGTGGTCGGAGCAGGACGAGCGGATCGTGAACGAGTCGATGGCCTCGACCGGGGTCGCCGAGCTCGCCGACCGGGCCGTGGACGAGCTCTCGGGCGGGCAGCGCCAGCGGGTGTGGATCGCGATGGCGCTGGCGCAGCAGACCCCGCTGCTGCTGCTGGACGAGCCGACGACCTACCTCGACATCCAGCACCAGCTCGACGTGCTGGACCTGTGCGCGGAGCTCCACGAGGAGCAGGGGCGGACGCTGGTCGCGGTGCTGCACGATCTGAACCACGCGGCCCGGTACGCGACCCACCTGATCGCGATGCGGGACGGGAGGGTCGTCACGGAGGGGCCGCCGGCGGAGGTGGTCACGGCGGAGCTGGTGGAGCGGGTGTTCGGGCTGCGGTGCCAGGTCATCGCCGACCCGGAGACGGGGACGCCGCTGGTGGTTCCCGCCGCGCGGGCGGCGCGGGCGGCCCGGGCGCGGGTGGTGGCTCACGCCGAGTAG
- a CDS encoding sterol-binding protein yields MATIEECRAALDQLSDNLARAEGDVRGATALDRSLSCHITDLDRTFAGRLDGGRIRVDAVAPGPPPAKAAIRLAMTGDDLVALVAGELKFAKAWACGRIRLEAGFRDLLKLKSLL; encoded by the coding sequence ATGGCTACGATCGAGGAGTGCCGTGCGGCACTCGACCAACTCTCCGACAACCTGGCGCGGGCCGAAGGCGACGTGCGCGGTGCGACCGCGCTCGACCGCTCGCTGAGCTGCCACATCACCGACCTGGACCGGACGTTCGCGGGCCGCCTCGACGGAGGCCGGATCCGGGTGGACGCGGTGGCCCCGGGGCCGCCGCCCGCCAAGGCCGCGATCCGGCTCGCCATGACCGGCGACGACCTGGTCGCGCTGGTGGCGGGCGAGCTCAAGTTCGCCAAGGCCTGGGCCTGCGGCCGCATCCGCCTGGAGGCGGGCTTCCGCGACCTCCTGAAGCTCAAAAGCCTCCTGTAG
- a CDS encoding TlyA family RNA methyltransferase — protein MAGVARRRLDAELVRRSMARSREHAAQLIAAGRVTVGGSTATKAATQVETSAALVVLKDDDDPDYVSRGGHKLAGALAAFQPQGLLVEGRRALDAGASTGGFTDVLLRAGVTHVMAVDVGYGQLAWSLQSDDRVTVKDRTNVRELTVEQLDGVPVDLVVGDLSFISIGLVLPALVRCCAPDADLVLMVKPQFEVGKDRLGSGGVVRSTELRAQAVRDVAAQAWKLGLGVVGVTASPLPGPSGNVEYFLWLRAGAPALDPADVDRAVAEGPQ, from the coding sequence GTGGCAGGAGTGGCACGCCGCCGCCTGGACGCCGAACTGGTACGCCGCAGCATGGCCCGCTCGCGCGAGCACGCCGCGCAGCTGATCGCCGCCGGCCGGGTCACGGTGGGCGGCAGTACGGCGACGAAGGCGGCCACCCAGGTCGAGACCAGCGCGGCCCTCGTCGTGCTCAAGGACGACGACGACCCCGACTACGTCTCCCGGGGCGGCCACAAACTGGCGGGCGCCCTCGCGGCCTTCCAACCGCAGGGGCTGCTCGTCGAGGGCCGCCGGGCGCTGGACGCGGGCGCGTCGACCGGGGGCTTCACCGACGTGCTGCTGCGCGCGGGGGTCACCCACGTGATGGCCGTCGACGTCGGCTACGGGCAGCTCGCCTGGTCGCTGCAGAGCGACGACCGGGTCACCGTCAAGGACCGTACGAACGTGCGCGAGCTGACCGTCGAGCAGCTCGACGGGGTTCCCGTCGACCTGGTCGTCGGCGACCTGTCCTTCATCTCGATCGGCCTGGTGCTGCCGGCGCTCGTACGCTGCTGCGCGCCGGACGCGGACCTGGTGCTGATGGTCAAGCCGCAGTTCGAGGTGGGCAAGGACCGCCTCGGCAGCGGCGGCGTGGTGCGCAGTACGGAGCTGCGGGCGCAGGCCGTGCGGGACGTCGCGGCGCAGGCCTGGAAGCTGGGCCTGGGCGTGGTCGGGGTGACGGCGAGCCCGCTCCCGGGCCCCTCGGGCAACGTCGAGTATTTTCTGTGGCTGCGGGCGGGGGCACCGGCACTCGACCCGGCGGATGTTGACCGTGCAGTGGCGGAGGGGCCGCAATGA
- a CDS encoding NAD kinase, whose translation MSGESAQSGEAAPSGEAGARTVFLLAHTGRPAAIRSAELVVQGLLRSGLGVRVLRHEAVDLPLPPEVELVAECTPEVLDGCELLIVLGGDGTLLRGAEFARGSGVPMLGVNLGRVGFLAEAERDDLDKVVDRVVTREYEVEERMTLDVVVRTNGDVLHRDWALNEAAVQKVSPERMLEVVLEIDGRPVSGFGCDGIVCATPTGSTAYAFSAGGPVVWPEVEALLMVPISAHALFAKPLVTSPDSVLAVEVQTGTPHGVLWCDGRRTVELPAGARVEVRRGTVPVRLARLHHASFTDRLVAKFALPVSGWRGAPH comes from the coding sequence ATGTCGGGGGAATCGGCGCAGTCGGGGGAAGCGGCACCGTCGGGGGAGGCGGGGGCGCGGACCGTCTTCCTGCTCGCGCACACCGGGCGGCCGGCGGCCATCCGCAGCGCCGAGCTGGTCGTACAGGGGCTGCTGCGCAGCGGTCTGGGCGTACGGGTGCTGCGGCACGAGGCGGTGGACCTGCCGCTGCCGCCCGAGGTGGAGCTGGTGGCCGAGTGCACGCCGGAGGTGCTCGACGGGTGCGAGCTGCTGATCGTGCTGGGCGGTGACGGGACCCTGCTGCGCGGCGCGGAGTTCGCGCGGGGCTCGGGCGTGCCGATGCTCGGCGTCAACCTGGGCCGGGTGGGGTTCCTCGCGGAGGCCGAGCGGGACGATCTGGACAAGGTCGTGGACCGGGTCGTGACGCGGGAGTACGAGGTCGAGGAGCGGATGACCCTCGATGTGGTCGTGCGGACCAACGGTGACGTCCTGCACCGGGACTGGGCGCTGAACGAGGCGGCCGTCCAGAAGGTGTCCCCGGAGCGGATGCTCGAGGTGGTCCTGGAGATCGACGGGCGCCCGGTGTCCGGCTTCGGGTGTGACGGGATCGTCTGCGCGACGCCGACGGGCTCGACGGCGTACGCCTTCTCGGCCGGCGGGCCGGTGGTCTGGCCGGAGGTCGAGGCGCTGCTGATGGTGCCGATCAGCGCGCACGCGCTGTTCGCGAAGCCGCTGGTGACCTCGCCGGACTCGGTGCTGGCGGTGGAGGTGCAGACCGGGACCCCGCACGGGGTGCTGTGGTGCGACGGGCGCCGGACGGTGGAACTGCCCGCCGGGGCCCGGGTGGAGGTCCGGCGGGGGACGGTGCCGGTCCGGCTCGCGCGGCTGCACCACGCCTCGTTCACGGACCGGCTCGTCGCGAAGTTCGCGCTGCCGGTGTCCGGGTGGCGCGGGGCGCCGCACTAG